Genomic window (Nitrospirota bacterium):
CTGAGCCTGTTTGATAATCTCCGCGTCAAGTCCTGCTTTCTTTCCTTCAACAATCTTGTCAATGAGAGAGGACAGCCAGAACTCTGACTTTCTCATCTTGCCTCTGATATGTGCCTTGATGGAATCAATCGTATACTTAGCCTGTTCCTCAGTCCATTCAGGATGGCATTTGAGGCAAGTCTCTTTAATTTGTACCCTCGGCGTCACGGCAAAATGTGAGGTATAAGATTTCCCTGTCTTTTTGTCCTTGACCTTAGGCATATGACAACTGTCGCAGCCCGCGCCTGCCTTGGCGTGTTTTGAATTATAGAAAGTCTCTGCCTCGGGATGCTGCGCCTTCCAGAGAAGCCCTCCGGTAAGGGTGTGTTTAAAATCAAGAAACCCAACTTTGTTTACATAATGGTCATAAAGGCTGAATACATCCTGATATGGAAAATGGTTCGTCCTTCTGTCAGCCATTGTAATTGAGTATTTCGACGTATCGGGGTTCTTCGGGTCATAACCCGGATTACAGTTATATTCAACATGGCACTGCCCGCATTGAAGCTTTGTGTCATATTTATCAAGCAGGGCTATCTTTCTCGTAAAACCCCTCAACCCCATGTCTATGACTTTTATGCCTGTCCTGTCGGGGTCATTATGCCAGAGCGTATCGCCATCAGGCCTGGTGAGCGCATCGATTAATCCGTCTCTTACAATCCTCGGTTTTGCCGCGTGAGGGTCATGGCAGTAGAAACAGTTGAGCCCGTGCTGCAAGTCTTTTGCGACTTCAAAAACCTTGGACGTCCTTGCCCATTGAGCGCCGTCAAGTGGGTCTCCCATGTATGCCCATTTTAGAATCTGATCCTGAGATTTGCATTGCAGGCAGACCGGGTTTGCGGCGGCAGCGCTTTGAGGTATAAAGGCCTTATGTTCGGTGGCATCAGGGAACTTGTCTTCCAGCACATCCCACGCCTTGCCTGACT
Coding sequences:
- a CDS encoding ammonia-forming cytochrome c nitrite reductase subunit c552, with protein sequence MSQKHYLMFAAVFALVMTIGFYHTGVEAQYEKAAAGKSVQKEKDVKVGTCYECHDQIKELHSLGKHSKVNCANCHKGLDKHLQAEVQSPDTRPVTDTSWEACGQCHKDQYDSFMKTAYHRPARDEKSQLTNRSPNPFWDKLMMGHGFTKEHNLTRSHNRMLIDHYVVDRAYGGRFQGKNGWEYILESGKAWDVLEDKFPDATEHKAFIPQSAAAANPVCLQCKSQDQILKWAYMGDPLDGAQWARTSKVFEVAKDLQHGLNCFYCHDPHAAKPRIVRDGLIDALTRPDGDTLWHNDPDRTGIKVIDMGLRGFTRKIALLDKYDTKLQCGQCHVEYNCNPGYDPKNPDTSKYSITMADRRTNHFPYQDVFSLYDHYVNKVGFLDFKHTLTGGLLWKAQHPEAETFYNSKHAKAGAGCDSCHMPKVKDKKTGKSYTSHFAVTPRVQIKETCLKCHPEWTEEQAKYTIDSIKAHIRGKMRKSEFWLSSLIDKIVEGKKAGLDAEIIKQAQDQHLKAHILWEYWTAENSDGFHNPEMARESLTKSVDESQKGIKIINDAIAAMTAAK